A region from the Candidatus Electrothrix scaldis genome encodes:
- a CDS encoding PQQ-dependent sugar dehydrogenase has translation MMRNRGGELLVNNFWSFRERTKLILFLPLFFVLLSCKAGSETNKGEIIQGNAGSMLQAESFGEFNEPWAMTFLPDGDLLVTEKSGTLLLFRMHDHSKVPVQGVPQVAYGGQGGLGDIILHPDYKENHLIYLSYAEEDDAGNRGAAVARAQFHPTASNPKLENLEVIWRQEPKVSGKGHYSHRLAFSPAGKLFITSGDRQKQEPAQSWTQNLGKVIRLNADGSVPPDNPFQDKGELAKTFWTLGHRNLLGIAFDKQGQLWTHEMGPRHGDEFNLIIAGDNYGWPIVSWGDQYGGFAIPDHDTRPEFHAPEAYWVPTVAPSGLIIYSGTLFPDWQGNAFLGGLRSQSLVRIRMQEKQAEEVERFDMGHRIREVEQGPQGAIWVLEDGKGGRLLRLRPGR, from the coding sequence ATGATGAGAAATAGAGGAGGGGAGCTCTTGGTAAATAACTTCTGGTCTTTCCGAGAAAGAACAAAGCTCATACTTTTTCTCCCCCTGTTCTTTGTCCTGCTTTCCTGCAAGGCCGGGAGTGAGACGAACAAAGGTGAGATTATTCAAGGTAATGCGGGTTCCATGCTTCAGGCCGAGAGCTTTGGGGAATTTAATGAACCCTGGGCCATGACCTTTTTGCCGGATGGCGATCTTCTGGTGACAGAAAAGTCAGGAACCTTGCTCCTTTTCCGAATGCATGATCATTCCAAGGTGCCGGTTCAAGGGGTGCCTCAAGTGGCTTATGGTGGTCAAGGTGGTTTGGGAGACATCATTCTCCATCCTGATTACAAGGAAAATCACCTGATCTATCTTTCCTATGCAGAGGAAGATGACGCCGGAAACAGGGGAGCCGCTGTTGCTCGGGCGCAATTCCACCCTACAGCAAGCAACCCCAAGCTGGAAAACCTGGAGGTCATCTGGCGGCAAGAGCCTAAGGTGTCAGGAAAAGGACATTACTCGCATCGCTTGGCCTTTAGTCCGGCTGGCAAGCTTTTTATCACCTCTGGAGACCGGCAGAAGCAGGAACCTGCCCAGAGCTGGACGCAAAATTTGGGCAAGGTGATCAGGCTGAATGCGGACGGATCTGTGCCGCCGGATAACCCTTTTCAGGATAAGGGCGAGCTCGCTAAAACCTTCTGGACCCTCGGACATCGCAATCTGCTGGGGATTGCATTTGACAAGCAGGGGCAGCTCTGGACGCACGAGATGGGGCCCAGGCATGGAGATGAGTTTAACCTGATTATTGCTGGAGATAATTACGGCTGGCCCATTGTCTCTTGGGGTGATCAGTATGGGGGATTTGCTATTCCTGATCATGATACTCGTCCTGAGTTCCATGCGCCCGAAGCCTACTGGGTGCCCACGGTCGCTCCGTCGGGCCTGATCATCTACTCCGGGACCTTGTTTCCTGACTGGCAGGGGAATGCTTTTCTTGGTGGCCTGCGTTCGCAATCGCTTGTGCGGATCAGGATGCAAGAAAAGCAAGCAGAGGAGGTTGAACGCTTTGATATGGGCCATCGTATCCGAGAGGTTGAGCAAGGTCCTCAAGGGGCAATTTGGGTTTTGGAGGATGGAAAAGGAGGCCGATTGCTTCGGTTGCGTCCTGGCAGATAG
- a CDS encoding histone deacetylase family protein: MKVIEKYNDSLHNPYWKYQLGPETYEVKDTPLRVEAIKRALRSDDRFDFITAQQFPERFIARLHPYHDYILNTASGLKNDDEEFYPDLFPGENANLRRKVDSPLWGGIWCTDAVTPIKRKTYEVARASAETALTGAELLRKGQEKTVYALCRPSGHHAGPRVFGGYCYFNNAAVAAEYLLPEGRVALVDIDYHHGNGTQEFFDEVKSVFTASIHCDPTNEYPYFWGYDDEKGKGQAAGTNHNEPLPKETEIEQYSGAVDRIICKIKEFNPSYLIIAAGFDTHRDDPIGGFKIHTEDYISIGRQFKALGIPTLVCQEGGYNVDVLGQCVKNFLSGFM; this comes from the coding sequence ATGAAGGTCATTGAAAAGTATAACGACAGTCTGCATAACCCGTATTGGAAGTATCAGCTTGGACCGGAGACATATGAAGTCAAGGATACCCCTCTTCGGGTTGAAGCCATTAAAAGAGCCCTGCGTTCTGATGACCGCTTTGATTTTATAACGGCACAGCAATTTCCCGAACGCTTTATTGCACGGTTGCATCCGTATCACGATTATATCCTGAATACAGCTTCAGGATTAAAAAATGATGATGAAGAATTTTATCCCGACCTCTTTCCAGGGGAGAACGCAAATCTCAGGAGAAAAGTGGATTCACCGCTTTGGGGTGGCATATGGTGTACAGATGCTGTGACGCCCATAAAAAGAAAGACATACGAGGTGGCCCGTGCTTCTGCTGAAACCGCGTTGACAGGTGCAGAGCTGCTCCGTAAAGGGCAGGAGAAAACAGTCTATGCCTTGTGTCGACCTTCAGGCCATCACGCCGGGCCCCGTGTCTTTGGCGGCTATTGTTATTTCAATAATGCAGCTGTTGCTGCGGAGTATTTATTGCCGGAAGGGAGAGTTGCTCTGGTAGATATCGATTATCATCACGGTAATGGAACGCAAGAATTTTTCGATGAAGTGAAATCGGTTTTTACTGCTTCCATTCATTGCGATCCTACCAATGAGTACCCCTATTTTTGGGGATATGATGACGAAAAAGGAAAAGGTCAGGCTGCTGGTACCAATCATAATGAACCGTTGCCCAAGGAGACAGAGATAGAACAATACAGCGGTGCTGTTGACAGAATAATCTGTAAAATAAAAGAGTTTAACCCTTCCTATTTAATTATTGCCGCTGGTTTTGATACCCATAGAGACGACCCCATCGGCGGATTTAAAATCCATACGGAAGACTATATTTCTATAGGCCGTCAGTTTAAGGCTCTGGGAATCCCGACCTTGGTATGCCAGGAAGGTGGGTATAATGTTGATGTTCTTGGGCAATGTGTAAAGAATTTTTTATCGGGGTTCATGTAA
- a CDS encoding type II toxin-antitoxin system VapC family toxin produces MRYLLDTHIWLWCLLEPERLDETVVSVIEDQNNDLFISPITIWETLILAEKGRIDLGSSPLEWIDEALQLTPVQELPLSCAIAVKSRTIELPHQDPADRFIAATAWEHDLILITEDGKLNQSQQVKLLQRHPK; encoded by the coding sequence ATGAGATACCTCCTTGATACACATATATGGCTGTGGTGTCTCCTGGAGCCGGAACGGCTTGATGAAACCGTCGTATCGGTTATTGAAGATCAGAATAATGACTTGTTCATTTCGCCGATAACGATATGGGAAACGTTGATCCTGGCGGAAAAAGGAAGGATTGATCTTGGATCGTCACCCCTTGAGTGGATCGACGAGGCGCTTCAGTTGACACCTGTGCAGGAACTCCCCTTGTCATGCGCAATCGCGGTCAAAAGCAGAACCATTGAACTTCCGCATCAAGATCCTGCTGATCGTTTTATTGCCGCGACAGCATGGGAGCATGACCTGATCCTGATTACGGAAGACGGAAAATTAAATCAATCACAACAAGTAAAACTTCTACAAAGGCATCCTAAGTAG
- a CDS encoding mechanosensitive ion channel family protein, with protein sequence MSPFATKKKRKIPTAFSLHILPCFFLLLFLLAHACSAAAEEGLPDADEIKETAAVIETVSKKSDDKKIKQRAEGIFAEIPGLEKVVVTVSEGVVVLSGPVANEESAQRALHLTNRLAGVVIVQDHIERTLNLQENLKPRAAEYADKANRFVKSLPLILTALGISGLILLAGFLLARFSLLWEKITPNQFLAEILAQIIRIVAIGGAILTAMNLLGASRMIGTLLGGAGVVGFAVGFAVKDTIENYIASIMLSLRQPFRPRDFVSINEHQGVVIRLTSRATILMTVDGNHLRIPNAVVFKATILNYTTNPERRFDFTLGIGVKDDPVAATEAGVEAIASLPFILDTPPPGSFVEEMGDAHIVLHFMAWINQTETDFLKARSYAMQKARESLAAEGFSLPVPSYTLRFEESKSPFAQPEAEDRGPAPAPPREHVSTIEVDEEMDVSPEQHLQEKVEDERKATQEEDLLDEASPKE encoded by the coding sequence ATGTCTCCCTTTGCAACAAAGAAAAAACGAAAAATACCCACTGCCTTTTCCCTCCATATTCTCCCCTGTTTCTTCCTCCTCCTCTTCCTCCTGGCCCACGCCTGCTCCGCAGCAGCAGAGGAAGGGCTGCCTGATGCCGACGAGATCAAGGAAACTGCTGCTGTTATTGAGACGGTCAGCAAAAAGAGTGATGATAAAAAGATCAAGCAGCGGGCCGAGGGCATCTTTGCCGAGATTCCCGGCCTGGAAAAGGTAGTCGTGACTGTTTCAGAAGGGGTGGTGGTGCTTTCCGGGCCGGTTGCCAACGAAGAGTCAGCCCAGCGTGCCCTCCATCTGACCAACCGCCTTGCCGGGGTGGTGATCGTGCAGGATCATATTGAACGCACCCTGAATCTCCAGGAGAATCTCAAACCCAGGGCTGCCGAGTACGCTGACAAGGCCAACCGTTTTGTCAAATCCCTGCCTTTGATCCTGACCGCCCTGGGCATTTCCGGGCTGATTCTTCTGGCTGGTTTTCTCCTTGCCCGCTTTTCCCTGCTCTGGGAAAAAATTACCCCTAATCAATTCCTTGCCGAGATCCTGGCTCAGATCATTCGCATCGTTGCCATTGGCGGGGCCATACTGACTGCCATGAATCTGCTGGGCGCAAGTCGGATGATCGGTACCTTGCTGGGCGGGGCCGGGGTGGTTGGTTTTGCTGTAGGTTTTGCGGTCAAAGACACCATTGAGAATTATATCGCCAGTATCATGCTCAGTCTCCGCCAGCCCTTTCGACCCAGGGATTTTGTCTCAATCAACGAGCATCAGGGCGTGGTTATTCGCCTGACCTCCCGGGCCACTATCCTGATGACAGTGGACGGTAATCATTTACGGATACCGAACGCGGTGGTGTTTAAGGCGACTATTCTTAATTACACCACCAATCCTGAGCGCCGTTTTGATTTCACCCTGGGCATAGGCGTCAAGGATGACCCGGTTGCCGCCACTGAGGCCGGTGTTGAGGCCATCGCCAGCCTGCCCTTTATCCTGGATACCCCGCCGCCGGGTTCCTTTGTTGAAGAGATGGGGGATGCCCATATCGTCCTCCATTTTATGGCGTGGATTAACCAGACAGAAACAGACTTTCTCAAGGCAAGGAGCTATGCCATGCAAAAGGCCAGGGAGTCTCTTGCAGCGGAGGGGTTCTCGCTCCCCGTGCCGAGTTATACCCTGCGCTTTGAGGAGAGCAAGTCGCCCTTTGCTCAACCCGAGGCTGAGGATAGAGGGCCTGCACCTGCACCGCCTCGGGAGCATGTTTCTACCATCGAAGTTGATGAAGAAATGGATGTGAGCCCTGAGCAGCATTTGCAGGAAAAAGTGGAGGACGAGCGCAAGGCCACCCAGGAAGAGGATTTGCTTGATGAGGCTAGCCCGAAAGAGTAG
- a CDS encoding P1 family peptidase produces MRITIAYNLRTDNTEATAELLTEADINRIHEAISSLHHSVTVVEVSGKPNEVIERLIESEPDLIFNLAEGTIGSSREAFYPGLYEQMGIPFTGGNASLLHLNLDKHLAKTVLSNHGVNVPKGILITGRDFVLPDDLQYPLMIKPNSEGSSKGITQDSVVDTRDVALTRINRLLDHYPAGLVVEEYIGGRELSIPFLESYPGKLLDVVEHTFDLKKIGGKYNIYDYDMKQGGEAAESVHVVCPANINAEEEKAVTQMARQVFDIMSCPDVGRVDIRLHTNGTPYFIELNPLPSLHPDASLMTAARSRGLEFRDALRLVIRSAARRYGIPLRSAKQTKQAHIAFENPRPGARELGIQIGWMTPGVHNAITDVKGVRVGHVSRFEDDVQVPGQTEKSTIRTGVTAIMPAGRAYANRIAAGGFILNGVGEMAGLTQVIETGWLETPILLTNSHSVGRVHAGVVNHMLKKYPRLGTETDVVLPVVGEADDSFLNDVRVGVCSAQDAVKAMESASSGPVQQGSIGAGIGMTSFDFAGGIGTSSRIITVSEGKAFTVGVLVLSNFGKMRNLTIDGGVVGRTLDREFDQEGRRVVSEGSIIVVVATDIPLITSQLNRVAKRAALGLGRTGSYAAATSGEIILAFSTGNRKPRVNTSKSNFITLKLISDNYIDMVYEAVVEATEEAVINAIFCSNGMNGREQRWCPPVPHQRILELLNKGEITS; encoded by the coding sequence ATGAGAATCACCATTGCATACAACCTTCGGACAGATAATACAGAAGCAACGGCTGAACTTCTTACGGAGGCCGACATAAATAGGATACACGAGGCCATTAGCAGTCTTCATCACTCAGTGACCGTGGTAGAGGTATCCGGGAAGCCCAATGAAGTCATTGAGCGCCTGATTGAAAGCGAACCTGATCTTATTTTTAATCTGGCAGAAGGAACCATCGGGAGTTCCAGAGAGGCCTTTTATCCTGGATTATACGAGCAAATGGGTATTCCGTTTACTGGCGGCAATGCATCTTTGCTTCATCTCAATCTTGATAAACATCTTGCCAAGACCGTTCTCTCCAATCATGGCGTCAATGTGCCAAAGGGCATCTTGATTACGGGGAGGGATTTTGTCTTGCCCGATGATTTGCAGTATCCCTTGATGATTAAACCGAATTCAGAGGGATCAAGTAAGGGGATTACCCAGGATTCAGTCGTTGACACCAGAGATGTCGCCCTGACCAGAATAAACCGTCTGTTAGATCATTATCCTGCTGGCCTTGTTGTTGAAGAATATATCGGAGGCCGGGAGCTCAGTATTCCCTTTCTTGAAAGTTATCCGGGAAAATTACTCGACGTGGTTGAACATACCTTTGATCTCAAGAAGATCGGGGGGAAATATAATATCTACGACTATGATATGAAACAGGGCGGAGAAGCCGCTGAATCAGTCCATGTGGTCTGCCCTGCTAATATCAATGCAGAAGAAGAAAAAGCTGTGACCCAGATGGCTCGGCAAGTTTTTGATATCATGTCCTGTCCTGATGTCGGGCGGGTGGATATTCGCTTACATACAAACGGAACGCCCTATTTTATTGAATTGAACCCTTTGCCGAGTCTTCATCCTGATGCCTCGCTTATGACTGCTGCCCGGTCACGCGGGCTTGAATTTCGAGATGCCCTGCGTTTAGTGATACGTTCGGCGGCCCGTCGATATGGTATTCCGCTCAGATCTGCTAAGCAAACGAAACAGGCTCATATTGCCTTTGAAAATCCACGTCCTGGTGCAAGGGAGCTGGGCATTCAAATCGGCTGGATGACTCCGGGAGTACATAATGCAATTACAGATGTGAAAGGTGTTCGTGTCGGTCATGTTTCACGATTTGAAGATGATGTTCAGGTGCCCGGCCAAACAGAAAAAAGTACTATTCGCACCGGTGTTACTGCAATTATGCCTGCCGGGCGGGCCTACGCGAACAGAATTGCGGCAGGCGGCTTTATCTTAAACGGCGTGGGGGAAATGGCGGGCTTAACCCAGGTGATTGAGACCGGTTGGCTGGAAACGCCGATATTGCTCACTAATTCACATTCTGTGGGCCGGGTTCATGCCGGTGTCGTTAACCATATGTTGAAAAAGTATCCGCGACTCGGCACAGAAACCGACGTGGTTCTGCCGGTTGTTGGTGAAGCTGACGATTCCTTTTTAAATGATGTCCGGGTGGGAGTCTGTTCGGCCCAGGATGCTGTGAAGGCAATGGAATCAGCATCCTCGGGTCCGGTGCAACAAGGATCGATAGGTGCTGGCATCGGCATGACAAGTTTTGATTTTGCCGGGGGCATCGGAACCTCGTCACGTATTATCACGGTGTCGGAAGGCAAGGCATTTACAGTCGGCGTTCTTGTGCTTTCCAATTTTGGGAAAATGCGCAACCTGACCATTGATGGAGGTGTTGTCGGCAGAACCCTTGACAGGGAATTTGATCAGGAAGGGCGTCGTGTGGTATCAGAAGGTTCAATCATTGTTGTTGTTGCTACAGATATTCCACTTATCACCAGTCAGCTAAACCGGGTTGCTAAACGAGCGGCCCTGGGCCTTGGGCGTACTGGTTCCTATGCCGCTGCAACCAGTGGGGAGATTATTCTTGCTTTCAGTACCGGTAACCGCAAGCCCCGGGTGAATACTTCTAAAAGTAACTTTATCACCTTGAAATTGATCTCAGATAATTACATCGATATGGTGTATGAAGCTGTCGTCGAAGCCACTGAGGAGGCGGTTATAAATGCCATATTCTGTTCCAATGGAATGAATGGGCGTGAACAGCGCTGGTGCCCGCCGGTTCCGCATCAACGTATCCTTGAATTATTGAATAAAGGGGAAATAACTTCATGA
- a CDS encoding OmpA family protein has translation MKDDFDEEEYWIAISDVMSGLMLVFLFISISYMVKINSEKDQIEQIAKTYQTMQVGIYNDLFNEFEKDLSVWNATINQEDLSVVFKEPEVLFLVNDYHLQYFFKNILNDFFPRYINILYSDKYRDDIDEIRIEGHTSSEWASADSYDEAYINNMNLSQKRTCSVLEYIIKLNIVQEDSERKRWLIGHLTANGLSSSKLIRNKNGDENKAASRRVEFRIRTNAEKRIKLILGGS, from the coding sequence ATGAAAGATGATTTTGATGAAGAGGAATATTGGATAGCTATTTCAGACGTGATGAGTGGTCTAATGCTAGTATTTTTATTTATAAGTATTAGTTACATGGTTAAGATTAATTCTGAGAAGGATCAGATAGAACAGATTGCAAAAACTTATCAAACGATGCAGGTTGGCATCTATAATGATTTGTTTAATGAATTTGAGAAAGATTTATCGGTATGGAATGCAACAATTAATCAAGAGGATTTATCGGTCGTTTTTAAGGAGCCAGAAGTTCTTTTCTTAGTAAACGATTATCATTTACAATATTTTTTTAAAAATATTTTAAATGATTTTTTTCCAAGATATATAAATATTTTATATTCAGATAAATATAGAGATGATATTGATGAAATTAGGATAGAGGGCCATACTTCAAGTGAATGGGCTTCAGCTGATAGTTATGATGAAGCATATATCAATAATATGAACCTTTCACAAAAAAGGACATGTAGTGTCCTAGAATATATTATAAAGTTAAATATAGTACAGGAGGATTCAGAAAGAAAACGATGGTTGATTGGACATTTAACGGCAAATGGATTGTCTTCAAGTAAGTTGATAAGAAATAAAAATGGAGATGAAAATAAAGCGGCTTCTAGGCGAGTAGAATTCCGCATAAGAACTAATGCAGAAAAACGCATCAAATTGATATTGGGTGGTAGTTGA
- a CDS encoding MotA/TolQ/ExbB proton channel family protein, translated as MIKLEDSGTKVVLCFSLYVILVVLWMPHIAKFMKSSLFLMVSVILFMLFGLFISIKNNQSIKNIASLMTSIGILGTFVGVTYGLILFDPNNIEQSVPKLLDGLKTAFVTSVIGLLINCILKIVSTFEKKV; from the coding sequence GTGATTAAATTAGAAGATAGTGGTACAAAAGTAGTATTGTGTTTTTCTTTATATGTTATATTGGTAGTATTATGGATGCCTCATATAGCAAAATTCATGAAATCTTCTCTTTTTTTGATGGTTTCTGTTATTTTATTCATGCTTTTTGGTCTTTTTATTTCTATTAAAAATAATCAGTCTATTAAGAATATTGCATCGTTAATGACTTCAATTGGTATTTTGGGTACATTTGTTGGGGTTACATACGGGTTGATATTATTTGATCCTAATAATATTGAACAAAGTGTCCCTAAATTACTTGATGGACTTAAGACAGCCTTTGTGACTTCTGTTATTGGCTTGCTTATTAATTGCATATTAAAAATTGTATCAACATTCGAAAAAAAAGTATAA
- a CDS encoding cysteine hydrolase family protein: MSEASLLVDIQNDYFTDGAMELVGMEKAAENAAALLERFRKNSRPVYHIRHLSLRKGATFFLPNTAGAEIHPSVQPLDGEVVIEKYFPNSFRETELLAQCRKDEVESLVICGAMSHMCIDATTRAAFDLGFGCTVVEDACATRNLVFKGREVSSSDVHSAFMAALGAVYARVVSLEEFVGEAR; the protein is encoded by the coding sequence ATGTCAGAAGCATCACTTCTTGTTGATATTCAAAATGATTATTTCACAGATGGAGCAATGGAGCTGGTGGGTATGGAGAAGGCTGCGGAAAATGCGGCAGCGCTTCTTGAGCGGTTCAGAAAGAACTCCCGGCCCGTATATCATATTCGCCATCTTTCCCTCCGTAAAGGAGCAACGTTTTTTCTGCCCAATACCGCAGGCGCGGAGATCCATCCTTCGGTTCAGCCACTGGATGGGGAGGTTGTTATAGAAAAGTATTTTCCGAATAGCTTCCGGGAAACCGAGCTGCTTGCCCAATGCCGCAAAGATGAGGTGGAGTCCTTGGTCATTTGCGGGGCCATGTCGCATATGTGCATTGATGCAACGACCCGCGCGGCCTTTGACCTGGGTTTTGGCTGCACCGTTGTTGAAGATGCATGCGCAACAAGGAATCTGGTGTTCAAGGGGAGGGAAGTCAGTTCCTCAGATGTTCATTCGGCATTCATGGCTGCTTTGGGTGCCGTATATGCCCGTGTGGTTTCGTTGGAGGAGTTTGTGGGGGAAGCAAGATAA
- a CDS encoding YdcF family protein: protein MWRIYKKIAVLLIILASSWELYLAGDIIAFSTMNQTPQSDVAIVLGAAVWKNTPSPVFEERIKHAIALYRKGIISKILFTGGVGNGKQYAESEVARNYALKQGVHSSDIFIDTVSKTTQQNLLEAQKLLKLHVLHSAIIISDPLHMRRAMVMAEDIGLSVASSPTPTSRYRTLRTQAMFLLREMYFYQRYLFAGA from the coding sequence ATGTGGAGAATCTATAAGAAGATTGCTGTGCTACTCATTATTCTCGCAAGTAGTTGGGAGCTGTACCTTGCTGGCGATATTATCGCATTTTCCACAATGAATCAAACACCTCAAAGTGATGTTGCCATTGTTCTCGGAGCAGCTGTCTGGAAAAATACCCCTTCACCCGTGTTTGAAGAACGGATCAAGCATGCTATTGCGCTTTATCGAAAAGGCATTATCAGTAAAATTTTGTTTACCGGAGGAGTTGGAAACGGGAAACAGTATGCTGAATCGGAAGTAGCTCGTAACTATGCGCTCAAGCAAGGGGTTCATTCTTCCGATATTTTTATTGATACTGTATCAAAAACGACGCAACAGAATCTCCTGGAAGCCCAGAAATTGTTAAAATTGCATGTCCTTCACTCCGCAATTATTATCAGTGACCCGTTGCATATGAGGAGGGCAATGGTTATGGCGGAGGATATTGGTCTTTCTGTGGCATCTTCACCCACTCCGACAAGCCGTTACAGGACATTGAGAACGCAGGCAATGTTTCTTCTCAGAGAAATGTACTTTTATCAGCGGTATCTGTTCGCTGGGGCGTAA
- a CDS encoding VWA domain-containing protein, with the protein MDFFQIAFESLPVVASHPFSFIAYLTVLLCWLIIAYKIKRNKQLLLNIDKLPEKDRIKAIELEMGAVKVSSNLTADQWVKSRIHFYYLIGFSIVCFLVLLIFVISIVSSSGIYDDVKEEKQIYYEIILDTSKVMEEEIDGEEKFDIAIDLIGKIKSIVSSDDNLALRVFGGPCGGGNTKLLLRFNKHNVSKIYEEVNRVRLSGNTTIISALTEAISDFNNRQCSANSYKSIIIITGGMDSCFPDYLIEHMKNKIKKLGNDIEINFHIIGITDKKEHVVNLNTIAQLTGGKLWLANSKRNTSRVLNKISEFNLYLSGIREGSSVKISKKKVITDANHNGIIVNLTTRFCRFKIEGKISRVFNLAPKDELLTSLPVGEYTCTLYDGDREVATYNFDVSTDNIHKVGDYSVNWYLFADSSITKGEK; encoded by the coding sequence ATGGATTTTTTTCAGATTGCATTTGAATCTTTGCCTGTTGTTGCTTCACATCCTTTTTCGTTTATTGCATATCTTACTGTTTTGTTGTGTTGGTTAATTATTGCCTATAAAATAAAAAGAAATAAACAACTTCTTCTTAATATAGATAAATTACCAGAAAAAGATCGTATAAAAGCTATTGAATTGGAAATGGGAGCTGTAAAAGTTAGTTCGAATTTAACTGCTGATCAATGGGTAAAATCAAGAATTCATTTTTATTATTTAATTGGATTTTCTATTGTTTGTTTTCTTGTTTTACTGATATTTGTAATATCAATTGTGTCTTCTTCAGGAATATATGATGATGTTAAAGAAGAAAAACAAATTTATTATGAAATAATTTTAGACACTTCTAAGGTTATGGAAGAGGAGATTGATGGCGAGGAAAAATTTGATATTGCAATTGATCTAATTGGTAAAATTAAATCAATTGTATCATCAGATGATAATCTTGCTCTTCGTGTATTTGGTGGCCCTTGCGGTGGGGGTAATACGAAGCTCTTGCTTAGATTCAATAAACATAATGTTAGTAAGATATATGAAGAAGTGAATAGGGTTCGTTTATCAGGTAATACAACTATTATAAGTGCATTGACTGAAGCTATCAGTGATTTTAATAATCGACAATGTTCTGCTAATAGCTATAAATCTATAATAATTATTACAGGTGGAATGGATTCCTGTTTTCCTGATTATCTTATTGAACACATGAAAAATAAAATAAAGAAATTAGGAAATGATATAGAGATTAATTTTCATATTATTGGTATAACAGACAAAAAAGAGCATGTGGTGAATTTGAATACGATTGCTCAGCTGACGGGTGGAAAATTATGGCTTGCGAACAGTAAAAGAAATACTTCAAGAGTTTTGAATAAAATAAGTGAATTTAATTTATATCTTAGTGGTATAAGAGAAGGTTCTTCTGTCAAGATTTCAAAAAAAAAAGTAATAACCGATGCTAATCATAATGGGATAATTGTAAATTTAACTACCCGTTTTTGTAGGTTTAAAATTGAAGGCAAAATCAGTAGGGTATTTAATTTAGCCCCTAAAGATGAGCTGTTAACATCATTGCCGGTAGGAGAATATACATGTACTTTATACGATGGAGATAGGGAGGTTGCAACATATAATTTTGATGTCAGTACAGATAATATTCATAAAGTTGGTGATTATTCTGTTAATTGGTATCTTTTTGCAGATAGCTCTATAACAAAAGGTGAAAAGTGA